gtatacatattgatccacaaattaaatttgtatcatacaggttatccttaacttcatgacaataatttttcaaacacacaagttttacaaaacctcatcattgactaaccactgttgttggtgtccatcgcatggaattgcttctttaagtccaacaatctcttcttcgaaaggctttcagctatcactcttagagccatcttcttcaacttgtcatcaacacaccggggttgtaggcaatcaagaaattttgtatgaaaactttcatacatgtaaatctcgtactaaataatatgtcaatgttatatatacatgtaattcataccgtaagtgtgtttatatagaactgacaagttttctttagggccaacttctactcaagctctttaaacactgcatcaaaataaaaaaattggcattagttctgtgctaaatgaaaatcatatttagaggaaaaagcgggagtgctgtagatggatatattaaccaagcatattaatgtttgacctgtctttacaagttctaagcatatatattaaccaagcatataacctaagaggaataagttacaaaatgctacttgatgtttgacctgtctttattggattttgcggccccggtcttcttgtagccaagcacaatgtaatacttgatgttgactctacctttgcagttgtttcggcttgaggagtggcaaagaatggtggagtagaggatggattttaggtattcatccgtgccatcgaggaaatgacttattcctcttaggttgcCACAGGAACAGGATCTTCCACATCGAAGAAAAATATTACCCCATTTCCTTTTGCATCAGCATCACCTGCTGAACTGAGAAGAGCTAAGACGGCGAATTGAGATTCATCATGGGAACAGCTTACGGCTGTAAAAAAATGGGAACCATCAACAAGACAAAAGATTACAATCTTCTAACTACTCAAAGAGAAAATAGTATAAAgttaaagaaatataaaaaattctataaatatttcACAAAATGTGAGCTTTGTTTGTAATCATACACCATTCGCAAAGCCACGGTAAGTTTATACTGGTCCAACAATGGACTGGTTCTTGCTGCCTATTTTGGACATTTGCAATTTATTAATATTAGTGCATGTATGCTAGAGACACTTGCAAAATAGAAGCTTTAGGACTCAAGATTGTTGTTGTATAGAACTGTTGACATGAACATCTAAAGTGCCAAAAATGGACtggttctttttatttcattttaattttctggTTCTTTTAGTCTTGGATTTATACTACGATCATTTAAGAGCCAAAAAATGCACACCTTCTGTAACAATCCCGTGAGACCAGTACAATGCCAAATTTGAAGTACTCCAAACTGAAAGTTGTGGCTTTAAACCGTGTGTATAGGACACCAGATATTCTGATTCCCCAACAAATGAAGGCTTTGTAATTGGCTgtacaagaaaaaggaaaaaaaaacagatgTAAGGACATTCACTGCTATTTCGATTTGCCAGATAACAATATAGGCAAAATGATGATTACCGAAAGTGTATCTCCAATCATAGCCACAAGAATATTGGAATctggatcccataatgtaattaTAGTCTCAGCTGCAATAGCAAGGACTGATCCATCGGCAGAAAAAGCAGCAGCTGTTAATGATTTTCCCCTGTCATCAATTCAAAGAAATTAATTTCATGGGAGTTCCACTGTGCAACAACACTATATGATGGGAAAAGAAATATATGCAagcaaataatttcaaaaaatagtTTAAAGATTTCACcaataattcaattaaaaaacaAGGCATCCTTTAAATTAAGAAACAGTATCTTTTTTTCATAATTAATGTATATACAAAATTGCAAGTTCCATACGCCCAATCAACTGGTTCAGCTCTGAGTAGCATCAAATACAAGTATTACTTTAAATATCTCTGCTTGATTTGAAAGCTGTCTGCTTCCacaaattatttcaatttcattcgatataaataattttttatgttaaaataaatcataaaaactaAAAGGCATCAAATGAGCAATGATATTAATATAATAAAGGAAAAAACATTTCATTGGCAGCAAAATTTAATACTTGTATGAACCAACAGATTGGCATCTCCAACCAGTTCTCTGGATTGATTCATTATTTCTGTCGGCATGAGAACCATGAACCCAAACCTGAAAAATAGATTACTCATTTAATCATTATATACAATGGGGCAACAGAAAGAAAAGAGCCTAATAGACACTACCTTAAAATCACCACCATAAGATGATGTGACAGCCATGTTGTGTCCAGGGCGAAATGCAAGAGATGAAACTTGAGCATCACTACATCAGaaagtaaagaaaatataaaaaggtggtttattttatctgTTAGAGTGGAAGGTGTAAAGGGTTAAAGAAGTGCAAAGAAAACATTAGTCAAGTAGTGAAAATCTTATAATTTGTCCTGGAGCTCCGAAGGATAAGATTCATGTAACTGATTCCAAACAGTTGGGACAAACATGGGATGGTAGTAATGATAACGGCAGCAGTAACAAAGAACCAAGAATTATTAAGCAGCAGAGAACAACTTGGCAACCAATCACTCAAAGAAGAGCTAAGCCAGCCCACAACCATATGGATCACTCAAGGATAAGCAACGTCAGCCCATAACCATATAGACCAGAAATGAAGTTTCAATATAAAATTGATCAACATTTAACTAATTCAAGATTGTCAACTTGAAGAATTTCTCTAAAATGAGTAATGGTAACAATCAAACTTATCACTCTTTTCCAACAATCAAAAGGTTCAATATGCTGGAATAAGATATGATCTGATCATTCAAGGATGCTTTTCATATTGCAAAAGAAATGCGTGAATGTGCGGATATAATAACCAAATCATAAGCACCAAAActatatagaaattaaaaaccAATGAAACTTCTGTTACATAAAACTAAAGTATCTAGAAAATTGAAAAGGAAATATGTTTGTCTCACTGATATGAAAGACCACATTGGTGTGCCAAATTAAATACTTCTCCAATTGACatcatagaaaattaaaagattGATGGTCCCTATTCGCAAAGTTATGAAAGATTtatagaataaataaacaaaaaaataaagaacaataGATGAAGCTCTGTTTGTAGTCTTCTTACCTGTGAGGCTCATATATGACAGTGGATAATAAGTACTCTGCCACTAGGGAACCACGAGTCCAGTATTTTAGACAAACCAAACCCCCTAATTTTTCTTCAGGAATTGTCACATCAATGGTAGCCATTAAGGAGCCATCAAGAGAAATGGCTACAAGAGCCACATATAGCTGCAACCATCGAAGTACAAGTACATCCACGAAGAGTTAGCCAAAAATTCAAAGATCTAATTCATCATCTACAAGAATTATGATAGCTATCTATGTTGTAATGCAAAAGTAATTACATGCTTAAAACAAATTATGACAGCAACCAAGCAGATTTTAAGATTGACTCTCTCAAAATGCATCCCCAAGACATTATTTAAATAGGTGCAAATTTGTGATCTCGCTCTATTGAAACACAAACTACACACCAATCCTAGCATGGTAGTTTAGCATGAATCTCAGAAATTATTGagctttaaactaaattaaatctctATCTTGTCCCAGACAATCCATGACTGATTACTCCAGCAATAGAAACATGTAATTGAATACCCCACAACTGCCACAAAGAGAGCCTGTGGGAGTTATGACACGTGCATTTCCAGTTTCCAGCAAATAGGAACCAATTGTGGTACTTTCTAGCTTATATCCCTGCCTTCTATGTGGCTGGCTAATCAGAATCAAAATGGATATTTTTGTACCCCATAACTGAGTTGTATCAAATATACTTGTTTCTAGTTAATGGAACCCAACAGTAACAGTGATATTTACAGAGCTAATTCCTGGAAGCAATAATGTCTTAGCAAAAAATGACCCAAAGAATCCATAAAAATGCAACTCCAATCAAGCTGTTTACAGAAATTTGGCAGTTGGTACAAATAATGCATTCTTTCCAAATGTCAAACTACAAATTAGAATTGCTTCTAAACTAACAGCCTACTAATGCATGGACGATTGACTCAAAGAGCTACGGATACAACAGAACAAAAGTTAAGGTAATAGTCATAACAGATACAGCACCGCAAATATATCTTGATTAGTTAATGGCGTACCATAACGTCATCTGCAGGCTGAAAATTTCTTTTGCACACTTGGACCtaagcaataaaataaatatcatgagaacttgctttttcttaaaaggaaaaaagagatGTCAAGCTCTAGATGATAATATCAGAATGCAAAAATAGAGCCATCACCTCTGAAACCTCATGGTTGTCAAACAAGCTATAGAATTGTACACAATAATCTTCAGTGGAAACAGCAACTAATCCAGTTGTCTGCTCAAATGCAACTTGTGTGCAGGATCCTTCATGTTTGAGAGGAAACGAAAAAGGAGGCTGAAGATATACTAGAATATATCAACATACGAAAGTTTATCCAGGAAAGGTTTTCAGTAAAACTAAGCCAACAAAGCATTGATGTCTAAACCATATGGTATGACAAACCTTGATTCCCGATATGGATTTTGAGATATCCATTGTAGGCATTTTTAGCAGATGAATGTGATTATCTGAACAAGATACCTGGAAAAAAATATGAATTAACATTGGCTTCCAAATTTCAATTAAATCAAAACATCAAAAGCAGTACAAAGCAATAAAAAGTAGTGTGACAAGTAGAACTATAGAGGTTTATCAATTCTGTATAGGATCATCAGTTGCCAATAATATGCAAAATGCCTGTAGATTTACTAAACAGGACCTCCTTATtaaacatataataaaaaatggaaaaaaacctcattttcaatgaaaaaaataatgtaaTGATATATAAGAAGTCTCCTTAGTTAAGTTGGACATCCTCTTTTGAGTAGGACTTCCTCTTTGATTCCCACGTGATTGAGAACCAGGAATCCTAATTAAAGTGTTTTGGTATTTTAGTCAGATTGAGCCTCACTTTGACTTCAACAACTCTAAATATATAGTGCCTAGCACAAACTTCATCAGATTATGTACTCATCTATGCAAACCATATTTTTAATCAGTCTTCATCAGATTATGTACTCATCgatccgtgccatcgaggaatgactaaatcatgagaaaatacaatcaggggagggggaaaattgatgcagtatgaatccggcaaaatggctagttcggaaaataatcaaaaataaacaaaatcttattctagagggatggaagaaattttacctttctttcttccgttcctcctactctcgaatctgctctgcgaggaaggaactaagatcgaagggttcagaggagttgaggagccgtgagaagattaggaagggtaagctgactttgattttttttttttttttttttttttgagcagACGACATTTCAAGAAATAATAATAGCATCGAATGCACATTTCATCTCATCCATGTGCCATAACACCACAGGAAGAAGCCAGAAACTGCACTCGTTTATATAATTAGACCACATGTAACACACTGCCATAAGATCATTAAGTAGGATTTTTTAACATGCTTATACAAACTTCAAACTGTTCATTTGGCATGGAAACAGCTGCTGACTCTGATTCTATTCTTCTTTTTTATCAGATTGTGTAGCAGAATTTTTATGAGGTTCCACAAGAGACTCTGTACCTGCATTTAAACCATCAACATTTTTTGAAGCAGGCTTGTATGGACAAGCAGCTGGCACCCTTGCAGGCTTTCTGTATTCCCAGCCGAAAAGCCTGTAGATCTTACCGACGATGAGATCGAAGAGCAGAGGCAAGGCGTTAACGACGGGGATCAAGAACAAAGGCAACAGGCACGCAATACAGACCATCCTGGCGATTGTTCCGCTCGGCGTCTACACTCCGCTGGATCTGCGTCGAGGGCTCGAGAGATTTGAGAAAGgataagctgactttgattgaggagatggggaaatgcgagattagggatctcgacttggaggagttgggccggcgtgaggagttttgcgtgaggagtttgggtcgagattagggttcagaggagatcacgcggcaaggagaggagaaggcgctcgtggagaggagaaggcgctcgtggagaggagtggagaggagaaggcactcgtggagaggagaaggagaggagaaggcactcgtggagaggagtggagaggagaactcgtggagaggagtggtgaggagaaggcgcgcgcgcgttgagggtttagagtttagcaaagcgagggctgcgaatttattttaagtgagtttaggggaaacatacacaacactttaaaaaacgttttttaaaaaaatgttgtctttgaccataaacaacaacactaaagacaacacttcattaaaaatcgttgtctttagtaaaaagtaaataccatagacaacgcttttcactaaaagcgttgtaaaacaaagaacgacaacgtttttattaaaaagcgttgtctattgggtgttgttgaatgcaaaaattcttgtagtggcaAAATGGAAATTGAAGgttcgggtcgtcgggatgttgttgcagcacttcgggatcttcttgtaggcagcttgtagcgtaaggattgcttagaTTTCGTtgtttcaagctgctggtcgaagtccccttttaaacagtgctggaggcgcctccaagcctgtccgaggcgcctccaggccgccgagtcgcacgcgtagatcagctctga
This window of the Zingiber officinale cultivar Zhangliang chromosome 3B, Zo_v1.1, whole genome shotgun sequence genome carries:
- the LOC122054757 gene encoding WD repeat-containing protein 75-like, which encodes MVCIACLLPLFLIPVVNALPLLFDLIVGKIYRLFGWEYRKPARVPAACPYKPASKNVDGLNAVCYMWSNYINECSFWLLPVPMLIHIFFQVSCSDNHIHLLKMPTMDISKSISGIKPPFSFPLKHEGSCTQVAFEQTTGLVAVSTEDYCVQFYSLFDNHEVSEVQVCKRNFQPADDVMLYVALVAISLDGSLMATIDVTIPEEKLGGLVCLKYWTRGSLVAEYLLSTVIYEPHSDAQVSSLAFRPGHNMAVTSSYGGDFKVWVHGSHADRNNESIQRTGWRCQSVGSYKGKSLTAAAFSADGSVLAIAAETIITLWDPDSNILVAMIGDTLSPITKPSFVGESEYLVSYTHGLKPQLSVWSTSNLALYWSHGIVTEAVSCSHDESQFAVLALLSSAGDADAKGNGVIFFFDVEDPVPVAT